In Spinacia oleracea cultivar Varoflay chromosome 5, BTI_SOV_V1, whole genome shotgun sequence, a single window of DNA contains:
- the LOC110774683 gene encoding uncharacterized protein — MALRNVTATTLKEMTALLTRNRNIATSTQKMEAYPSSRSLRRKSLKEELLPKGKPIRDYVPISVALGMIGLSLTFGLLTAKQQLLYAPDVHVNKSRRETLPEVMEPEDVARESEEFVKKSFFRKVARIQEEKDPVISNPIRGDPLTRKLRVESLKTVGVDPC; from the exons ATGGCTTTAAGAAATGTAACG GCTACAACTCTCAAAGAAATGACGGCCCTTTTAACAAGAAACCGTAACATAGCAACATCAACACAAAAAATGGAGGCATATCCGTCTTCTCGTTCCCTTAGAAGAAAGAGCTTAAAAGAGGAATTGTTGCCAAAGGGAAAACCCATACGAGATTACGTCCCGATCAGTGTAGCCCTAGGAATGATAGGATTGTCTTTAACGTTTGGACTCCTCACCGCAAAACAACAGTTGTTGTATGCCCCAGACGTCCACGTCAACAAGAGTAGGAGAGAAACTTTGCCGGAGGTGATGGAACCCGAAGATGTAGCTCGTGAATCTGAGGAGTTCGTTAAGAAGTCTTTCTTCCGAAAGGTTGCTCGTATTCAAGAGGAAAAGGATCCCGTTATTTCTAACCCCATTCGAGGAGATCCCCTCACAAG GAAGCTACGAGTGGAATCGTTGAAGACAGTAGGAGTCGACCCCTGTTGA
- the LOC110774682 gene encoding uncharacterized protein, with the protein MALIREGMARSLKRIVPLLDRGRGIKSMTGTTPKMKAYAASTEGEPSKGKAKGGNYVPVYVALGMIGLAVALGVHTAKQQFMHAPAVRVKKSRREMVSEVDEPDRVTQESEDFIKKSFFRKVANVQEFETPVNDPIHGNPLTREPRVESLKTVGINPVSGNDSSAKAT; encoded by the exons ATGGCTTTAATTAGGGAGGGAATG GCTAGGAGTTTGAAGAGAATAGTGCCGCTGTTAGACAGAGGGCGAGGAATAAAATCAATGACAGGAACAACGCCGAAGATGAAGGCGTATGCGGCTTCAACTGAAGGGGAGCCTAGTAAAGGAAAAGCAAAGGGTGGCAACTATGTACCAGTTTATGTAGCATTGGGTATGATAGGGCTGGCTGTAGCTTTGGGAGTACACACTGCCAAGCAGCAGTTCATGCACGCCCCTGCTGTTCGAGTCAAGAAGAGCCGGAGAGAGATGGTATCGGAGGTAGACGAGCCTGATCGTGTTACCCAAGAGTCTGAAGATTTCATAAAGAAGTCCTTCTTTCGGAAGGTTGCAAATGTTCAGGAGTTTGAGACTCCTGTTAATGATCCTATCCATGGCAATCCCCTCACAAG GGAGCCACGGGTTGAGTCATTGAAGACGGTAGGAATCAATCCTGTTAGTGGTAATGATTCAAGCGCTAAAGCGACTTAA
- the LOC110774681 gene encoding uncharacterized protein: MAKPQLSWLYSFALFLTVSCQIIKAHIPDESRLKSGVYLSPEFDMNPGSVVNRFYYNIDFPKGHIGIKSFYAEVVDEGGVPVTLKDTYLHHWLVVRYYARVGFEDKVLNSDPRLHQGSDFMLAGNTGVCGNLMQYFGLGSETRKTDTNVPDPYAIEVGNPAEIPKGYEERWVLNVHAIDTRGVVDRFGCTECRRSLYNTTIDEYGRYIIPDYEGGMRCCHDNTQCKVKEGVEHSLRRLYMKYTVEWFDWNESFLPVKIYIFDVTDTWKPSSKGHDCKIEYEVNPCDSSTVSSNGCIDTKRLSFKMPRGGYVVYGVAHQHAGGIGSTLYRKDGRTICSSTPTYGNGNEAGNEDGYIVGMSTCYPEPGSIKINDGETLVLESNYSSSQKHTGVMGLFYILVAEQLPMHKDISTLQSL, from the exons ATGGCAAAACCTCAACTATCATGGCTCTACAGCTTTGCTTTATTCCTGACTGTATCTTGTCAAATTATAAAGGCTCATATACCAGATGAGAGCAGGCTGAAATCAGGTGTTTATTTATCACCCGAGTTTGACATGAATCCTGGATCAGTAGTGAACAGATTCTATTACAACATCGACTTTCCTAAGGGTCACATTGGGATTAAGAGCTTCTATGCTGAAGTAGTTGATGAGGGTGGAGTTCCTGTCACTCTTAAGGACACTTACCTCCACCACTGGTTGGTTGTGAGATATTATGCACGTGTAGGTTTCGAGGATAAAGTTCTTAACAGTGATCCAAGACTTCATCAAGGGTCAGATTTTATGTTGGCTGGAAACACTGGAGTATGTGGAAATCTTATGCAGTATTTTGGATTGGGGTCTGAAACCCGAAAAACAGACACAAACGTGCCAGATCCTTATGCGATAGAGGTTGGTAATCCAGCTGAGATACCAAAAGGGTACGAGGAGAGATGGGTTCTGAATGTTCATGCTATTGATACTCGGGGTGTGGTGGATAGGTTTGGATGCACTGAATGCAGACGCAGTCTCTACAATACTACGATAGATGAATATGGAAGATACATTATCCCAGATTATGAAGGAGGAATGAGATGTTGCCATGATAACACACAATGTAAGGTAAAGGAAGGTGTTGAACATTCATTGAGGAGGTTGTACATGAAGTATACTGTCGAGTGGTTTGATTGGAATGAATCATTTCTACCTGTTAAAATATACATCTTTGATGTTACTGATACTTGGAAGCCATCCAGTAAAGGGCATGACTGCAAG ATAGAGTATGAAGTCAATCCTTGTGATTCATCTACTGTTTCTTCTAATGGATGCATAGACACCAAGAGGCTAAGCTTCAAGATGCCAAGAGGCGGGTATGTAGTTTATGGCGTTGCCCATCAGCATGCAGGAGGAATTGGCTCGACGCTTTACAGAAAG GATGGGCGCACTATTTGTTCCTCGACTCCAACCTATGGAAATGGAAATGAAGCAGGAAATGAGGATGGATATATTGTTGGAATGTCTACCTGTTACCCTGAACCCGGCTCTATCAAGATAAATGATGGAGAGACACTGGTTCTAGAATCCAATTACAGTAGTTCTCAGAAACACACTGGAGTTATGGGCCTTTTCTACATTTTGGTTGCCGAACAATTACCAATGCACAAGGATATTTCAACCCTTCAATCTCT CTGA